A stretch of Streptococcus sp. oral taxon 061 DNA encodes these proteins:
- a CDS encoding LPXTG cell wall anchor domain-containing protein, with protein sequence MNYFKKNTMRVFAFLGIIVLSLTVLTTVFAADVTDYTNKTSITVDGQPLTSDTQIGTGKVLEATNTISFPDTQQIKEGDILVLDLPKELGLITKLEFPITHSSGEVIGNAVTDPSTQKVTITFTDYFSKNYKDKVMSLKYSVRPNVTNLPESGKYTFQFGTEKYTLNYNKTDGEAGDYEMKYGYQDSENPNRIKWRVVLNAVQDKLNNMVIKDDFSDSGQVLVESSFRAVRYATQPEKIPNEAALLKLEPIDNFSKKAEFTRNADGKITGFTINFGDNWNWAMYIEYTTELTSELPKGTQVANVLEWSASNFQKSRSVSALTRLETGSGEGSGDKTTTTTTTTTTTSTTTTTEEPTTTSTTTTTEEPTTTSTTTTTEEPATTSTTTTTEEPATTSTTTTTEGPATTSTTTTTEEPTTTSTTTTTEEPATTSTTTTTEEPTTTSTTTTTEEPTTTTTTTSKPDVPGTTTTEEKPKLPQTGESVGTGLVFAGIVILSGTVVLKRKYSNK encoded by the coding sequence ATGAATTATTTTAAAAAGAACACGATGCGCGTGTTTGCATTTTTGGGTATAATCGTGTTATCTTTGACGGTACTGACAACAGTATTTGCAGCTGATGTTACAGACTATACCAATAAAACATCAATCACTGTTGATGGTCAACCATTGACATCTGACACTCAAATCGGAACAGGTAAAGTTTTGGAAGCAACCAATACCATTTCTTTCCCTGATACTCAACAAATTAAGGAAGGCGATATACTGGTACTTGACCTTCCTAAAGAATTGGGCTTGATTACTAAGCTAGAATTTCCAATTACTCATAGTAGTGGTGAAGTGATTGGGAATGCTGTGACAGATCCAAGCACTCAAAAAGTAACGATCACATTTACAGATTATTTCTCTAAGAATTACAAAGATAAGGTAATGTCTTTGAAATATTCTGTGCGTCCAAATGTAACGAACTTACCAGAATCTGGTAAATATACTTTCCAATTCGGGACAGAAAAATATACCCTCAATTACAATAAAACAGACGGTGAAGCTGGTGACTATGAAATGAAGTATGGTTACCAAGATTCAGAAAATCCTAATCGCATCAAGTGGCGTGTTGTTTTGAATGCTGTTCAAGATAAATTGAACAACATGGTCATTAAAGATGACTTTAGCGATAGTGGACAAGTCTTGGTGGAAAGCTCTTTCCGTGCGGTTCGTTATGCAACGCAACCAGAGAAGATTCCAAATGAAGCAGCACTTCTTAAACTGGAACCAATTGATAACTTTAGCAAAAAAGCTGAATTTACTCGAAATGCGGATGGTAAAATCACAGGGTTCACCATTAACTTTGGTGACAACTGGAACTGGGCAATGTACATTGAGTACACAACAGAATTAACTTCAGAACTTCCAAAAGGTACTCAAGTTGCCAATGTTTTGGAATGGTCAGCAAGTAACTTCCAAAAATCTCGTTCAGTCAGTGCATTGACCCGTTTAGAAACAGGTTCAGGTGAGGGTAGTGGAGATAAGACTACTACGACCACAACAACCACAACGACAACTTCTACAACTACAACGACAGAAGAACCAACGACAACTTCTACAACGACAACGACAGAAGAACCAACGACAACTTCTACAACGACAACGACAGAAGAACCAGCGACAACTTCTACAACGACAACGACAGAAGAACCAGCGACAACTTCTACAACTACAACGACAGAAGGTCCAGCGACAACTTCTACAACTACAACGACAGAAGAACCAACGACAACTTCTACAACGACAACGACAGAAGAACCAGCGACAACTTCTACAACGACAACGACAGAAGAACCAACGACAACTTCCACAACCACAACGACAGAAGAACCAACGACAACGACTACGACAACCTCAAAACCAGACGTTCCTGGGACAACTACTACGGAGGAGAAACCAAAACTTCCTCAAACTGGCGAATCTGTAGGAACTGGCTTGGTATTTGCCGGAATCGTCATCTTATCAGGCACAGTTGTATTGAAACGTAAATATTCTAATAAGTAA
- the hisS gene encoding histidine--tRNA ligase: MKLQKPKGTQDILPAESAKWQYVEGFAREIFKRYNYAEVRTPIFEHYEVISRSVGDTTDIVTKEMYDFYDKGDRHITLRPEGTAPVVRSYVENKLFAPEVQKPSKFYYMGPMFRYERPQAGRLRQFHQIGVECFGSSNPATDVETIAMAAHFLKAIGVQGVKLHLNTLGNPESRAAYRQALIDYLTPLKDSLSKDSQRRLEENPLRVLDSKEKEDKAAVENAPSILDYLDEESQAHFDAVRQMLENLGVDYIIDTNMVRGLDYYNHTIFEFITEIEGNELTVCAGGRYDGLVAYFGGPETAGFGFGLGVERLLLVLEKQGVALPIENALDVYIAVLGEGANIKALELVQALRQQGFKAERDYLNRKLKAQFKSADVFGAKTLITLGESEVESGQVQVKNNQTREEVEVSLEAISKNFSEVFEKLGS, from the coding sequence ATGAAATTACAAAAACCAAAAGGAACGCAGGATATTTTACCTGCTGAGTCTGCCAAGTGGCAGTACGTTGAAGGCTTTGCGCGTGAAATTTTCAAACGCTACAACTATGCAGAAGTGCGTACCCCTATTTTCGAGCATTATGAAGTCATCAGTCGTTCTGTTGGAGACACAACCGATATCGTAACCAAGGAAATGTATGATTTTTATGACAAGGGTGACCGCCATATCACTCTCCGTCCAGAAGGAACAGCTCCAGTCGTTCGTTCTTATGTGGAAAACAAACTCTTCGCACCAGAAGTGCAAAAACCAAGCAAGTTCTACTACATGGGGCCAATGTTCCGCTATGAGCGTCCACAAGCAGGTCGCTTGCGTCAATTCCACCAGATTGGTGTGGAGTGCTTTGGCTCTAGTAATCCAGCTACAGATGTGGAAACAATCGCTATGGCAGCCCACTTCTTGAAAGCAATCGGTGTTCAGGGTGTCAAACTGCATCTAAATACTCTTGGAAATCCTGAGAGTCGTGCGGCCTATCGTCAAGCCTTGATTGACTACTTGACACCGCTCAAAGATAGCTTGTCTAAGGATAGTCAACGTCGTTTGGAAGAAAACCCTCTCCGTGTCTTGGACTCTAAGGAAAAAGAAGACAAGGCAGCAGTGGAGAATGCACCATCTATCTTGGATTACCTCGATGAAGAAAGCCAAGCCCACTTTGATGCTGTGCGTCAGATGCTGGAAAATCTTGGAGTAGACTATATCATCGATACCAACATGGTGCGTGGTTTGGACTACTACAACCACACGATTTTTGAGTTTATCACTGAAATCGAGGGTAATGAATTAACAGTCTGCGCAGGTGGTCGCTATGATGGCTTGGTTGCTTACTTTGGTGGTCCTGAGACTGCTGGTTTTGGGTTTGGACTTGGTGTAGAACGTCTCCTTTTAGTTCTTGAAAAGCAAGGTGTAGCACTCCCAATCGAAAACGCCCTAGACGTTTATATTGCTGTTCTTGGTGAAGGAGCAAATATCAAGGCTTTAGAGTTGGTACAAGCTCTTCGTCAACAAGGCTTCAAAGCAGAGCGTGATTACCTTAACCGCAAACTCAAAGCACAGTTTAAGTCGGCTGATGTCTTTGGAGCTAAGACACTTATCACTCTAGGAGAGAGCGAAGTTGAAAGCGGTCAAGTGCAGGTCAAGAACAACCAAACTCGAGAAGAAGTAGAAGTTTCTCTTGAAGCTATTAGTAAAAATTTCTCAGAAGTATTTGAAAAATTAGGCTCTTAA